TAGCCGGGCGCGAGTTCTAACACCCGCGCTTTGGGAAACAGCGGATGTACGCGCGGAAAAATAGTTCCCCACCAAAGATAGTCGGTGCCGCCCCAGCAGCCCGACCACTCGTCGCCGTTTTGCGACCAGTCGTAATTTGACCAACTATCTAAATTTTCTTCGATGGTTCCCATGATTTTATTCCCGCGTTTAATTCGTCCCAACCATTGGGAGAAGGGCTCAATTTATATTCCCCTCTCCCCCTGGGAGAGGGCTAGGGTGAGGGGGCCTTTTAGTTTCTCCCCCCATCTTTGGGAGAGGAAAAAACAATCACTCTTGCGCGTTTGAGGTCGCGACCGTCAACAGGCGATGGGTAAACAAGCGCTCGGCGGTTTCGCGGATGGTCTCAGCCGTGACCGACTGAATGTCATCAGGAAACGCGTTGGCGTATTCCCAACCCAGCCCGGCGATTTCATACGCGCCATAGCGGCCCGCCTGCCCCATATTGGATTCCATCGACATGACGTAGCTGCCGCAGATATACGTCTTGGCGCGGTGTAGTTCTTCGTCGGCAACCAGTTCAACCTTGAGCCGTTCGATTTCCGCCTCGGCGCATCGCAAGGCTTCTTCGCGATTTTTCGGCGTGGTGACGGTGTAAACCAATAGCGGCGAATGCTCCATGCGCGGCGTGTAGGCCGCGCCCACCTGGTAGCACAACCCGCGCTTCTCGCGAATTTCTCGAAACAGGCGCGAGTCCATCGAGCCGCCTAAAATCGAGGCGATCAGGCGCAATGTTAGCGATTCGCGCTGATTGAGCGAACAGCCGGGGTAACCCAACACGACATAGTCCGACTCGGTCTCACGACGGACAAAGCAATCTTTATTTTCTGAAAGGACGCCCGGCGAAATTTCACTTGGCGGCGTCTCCGAGCGATCAGCGGTGCGTTGCGAAAATGCCTCTTCGACAATGGATAACACGTCGCTGTTTTCACTGCCGCCGACCACAGAAACCACCAACTGTCCGCTTTCAAGCGCGCGGCGGCCATCGCTGGCAATGTCATCGCGTGAAATCGCGTCGAGGGTTTCGACCTTGCCCAGGCTGGGCCAGGCGTAGGGGTGCGATCCATAATAAAATTCGCTGAAACGCCGCATGGTATAAGTCAACGGCGAGTCGTCGTCTTCGAGAATGTTCATGCGCACCAGCTCGCGTTCGCGCGCCAGTTTGTCTTCGGGGAATTGCGAGTCGTCCAACAAGGTCAAGACGGTTTGCAAATCTTCTTTGAGAACGGGAGTGGTGGTGAGCAGATCAATGCTGCTCCAGTCTTTTCCTGCTTCGGCTTTAAAATGGGCGCCGTTGCCTTCGAGGCGGTCAGCGATCTCGTCTTCGCTCCATTGCGACGTGCCCGCCGAGAGCATCCGCATCGCCAAGTTGACCCGGCCCGCTTCAGGCGCAGGCTCATATTTCGAACCCGTCCGCGACAAAATGCGCACCGCGACAATCTGGTTATATGGATTGGGGGCGTATAACAGCGCCGACCCGTTTTCGAGCGAACGGCGCTGTACTTCGCGTTTTGGAATATGAATCGCGACGGGCGCAGAGGTCATAGAAATTATTTCGCCTTACCTTGGTTCGCGACTGCGTCCATCTTTTTCTTGAGTTCTTCTTCGTCGATCAAGTAGTAATGTTTGATCGGCTTCAAGTTTTCGTCCAACTCATACACCAGCGGAACGCCAGTGGGGATATTCAACCCGAGGATTTCTTCTTCGGACATATCGTCGAGGTGTTTGACCAGCGCGCGCAGGCTGTTGCCGTGGGCGGCGATCAACACGCGCTTGCCCGCTTTGATGTCCGGCGCGATCACGTCGTTCCAGTAAGGCAGGACGCGCTCGAGGCAGTCTTTCAAGCACTCGGTGGTCGGCAGTTCTTCCGGCTTTAAATCTTTGTAACGCGGATCGTGTCCCGGCCAGCGTTCGTCGCTTTTTTCGAGGTCTAACGGCGGGATGTCATAACTGCGCCGCCAGATTTTGACTTGGTCTTCGCCGTATTTCGCGGCGGTTTCAGACTTATCGAGGCCCTGCAAGCCGCCGTAGTGGCGTTCGTTGAGGCGCCAGGTGCGAATCACGGGGATCCACATCAGGTCGAGTTCGTCCATGACCGTCCACAAGGTGCGGATCGCGCGTTTGAGCACGGAGGTATAGGCGATGTCAAACACGAAGCCTTTTTCTTTCAGCATTTCGCCGCCGGCTTTGGCTTCGGCGCGGCCCTGGTCGGTCAAATCAACATCGGTCCAACCCGTGAAGCGGTTCGACAGGTTCCAGACGCTTTGGCCGTGGCGGATCAAAACTAATTTGTACATGGTGCATACTCCATCATTATGTTTATTGTGGTCCAAATTTTCGTACCGGAAGATTATACGCCAACCGCGCTCAGAACCAACGAGCGCGAACCAGTTCAAATATAATCTATTGTGAGAGGGATTCAATCAAAAGAGCGGTTGGCTCGTCTGTTGTAGGCAGGCTTTGCGGATTCATGCTACTTTTTTACGACCAGTGGCGAGACCACCAGTATTTCACAAATTCGGTGTTGATATCGAGAATCGCAGTCGGATCGACCCGCCCAAAGGTGACGTCAATTGCAATCTTGAACATATACGTCTCTTTTTCGACCCGCACCACCCGGCCCTTCATCGAATTGGGGTTGGTTTGAATCGACGGCTTCGACATCGTCTTTTTGTTTGAAAATACGCAGATCACGTCCTGCCCGTTCGCCAGCGCATGGATCGACTTGAGCAACATGCCGGTCTTGCTCACGTTGATGGTTTTGCATTGCACTACTTGCTCGGTGTCAATCACCAGCACGAAGCAATTCAATTGCAGATCAATGCGCTTTTCGCGATTCTTTTCGCGGCGCGGCGAGGGCTTCACCGGCGAATTCGGGTCGCCCATGCTCGATTTTGGTCTTGGCTTAATTTTCTTAACCGGCTTCTTCCAAAACATTTCGTGTTGTACCTATCTACGTTTTCTTAACTCAAACCTAGTCGACATCTATCGCTGAGCCGTTCCGGCGCACTGAGACTAAGTGAATCACACGCTCGGCGTTTAGCAGCCAATTTGTAATTGAGTTTTGTTATTTTCGTTCTTCCTTGAATGCTTTCTTAATTCATCACCACATCAATCGCTGAGCGCTTTGCACGCGCTGAGACTGTGCTAAATCCAAGGTAGGGTGGGCTCGCGAAGCAGCCCACCGAGCAATGTTTTAATTCGTACTCTCCCCCTGGGAGAGAACCAGGGCGAGAGTTTTTTCTGGTGGGTTAAGAACCCACCCTACAATCGACCAAGATACTTCCGCTCGCTAAGCGCCAACCTACCCCTTCTCCCTCTGGGAGAGGGTTGGGATGAGGGGCAGTTGAAATTGGTGGGTTAAGAACCCACCCTACAATCGCTGCATCTATCGCTAAGCGCCAACCTACCCCTTCTCCCTCTGGGAGAAGGTTGGGATGAGGGCAATCAAAAACGAGACCTGCCTGCCGTAGGCAGATTGCTTCGCTGCGCTCGAAATGACATGAACAGACATTTTCCCTTATATACAATAATCGGATATTACTGGAATGAGTTAAGTTTTATTTTGAGGAATGATCGTTTGCATACTTCACAATGGCAGATTGTAATTCACTCGACCCCAATACTTGGTCTAATCCTTGAGAATAATGGTAGTTCACAAATTTGAACGAACCGTCGCTCATTTTTTGTAGAATGTAATAAGAAAAATGTGAGATTTCGCCTCGGTAAGATGCAGGCATGTCATTATGGAAGAACAAAAATATGAACTCGTCGTTTTCAGCAATGAATCGAACTCTCTTTGGTGAGAACGATCCTTCTAAATGCTCTTGTAGCAAATTTTGTTCACCGTACCATTTGATATCCCTTTGCATATTTCGCTGTGTTCGTTCTCCCATTAAAGAAAGCGTTTTTTCTATGTTGGTATTGTCATGCAGGTTTTTGATAATACCGCCCATGAAATGCAACGCTTCTTTATAGGGTTCGTCTACAAGCAACGAAGAATCCTATTTTGTAATTTGAAATACCCGAAACGCCGCAGCGAATTAATAAGGGGGGGATAAGTTTGTTCAGTTCCACAGATTCAGACCGAACATATACTATGTCCACTCCCATTTAAATAACGTAGCGATCAG
This Candidatus Hinthialibacter antarcticus DNA region includes the following protein-coding sequences:
- a CDS encoding pitrilysin family protein, whose protein sequence is MTSAPVAIHIPKREVQRRSLENGSALLYAPNPYNQIVAVRILSRTGSKYEPAPEAGRVNLAMRMLSAGTSQWSEDEIADRLEGNGAHFKAEAGKDWSSIDLLTTTPVLKEDLQTVLTLLDDSQFPEDKLARERELVRMNILEDDDSPLTYTMRRFSEFYYGSHPYAWPSLGKVETLDAISRDDIASDGRRALESGQLVVSVVGGSENSDVLSIVEEAFSQRTADRSETPPSEISPGVLSENKDCFVRRETESDYVVLGYPGCSLNQRESLTLRLIASILGGSMDSRLFREIREKRGLCYQVGAAYTPRMEHSPLLVYTVTTPKNREEALRCAEAEIERLKVELVADEELHRAKTYICGSYVMSMESNMGQAGRYGAYEIAGLGWEYANAFPDDIQSVTAETIRETAERLFTHRLLTVATSNAQE
- the gpmA gene encoding 2,3-diphosphoglycerate-dependent phosphoglycerate mutase, coding for MYKLVLIRHGQSVWNLSNRFTGWTDVDLTDQGRAEAKAGGEMLKEKGFVFDIAYTSVLKRAIRTLWTVMDELDLMWIPVIRTWRLNERHYGGLQGLDKSETAAKYGEDQVKIWRRSYDIPPLDLEKSDERWPGHDPRYKDLKPEELPTTECLKDCLERVLPYWNDVIAPDIKAGKRVLIAAHGNSLRALVKHLDDMSEEEILGLNIPTGVPLVYELDENLKPIKHYYLIDEEELKKKMDAVANQGKAK
- a CDS encoding PilZ domain-containing protein translates to MFWKKPVKKIKPRPKSSMGDPNSPVKPSPRREKNREKRIDLQLNCFVLVIDTEQVVQCKTINVSKTGMLLKSIHALANGQDVICVFSNKKTMSKPSIQTNPNSMKGRVVRVEKETYMFKIAIDVTFGRVDPTAILDINTEFVKYWWSRHWS